One Gadus morhua chromosome 13, gadMor3.0, whole genome shotgun sequence genomic window carries:
- the LOC115557301 gene encoding E3 SUMO-protein ligase KIAA1586-like isoform X2 — MKRAIQTKISFDNFKRPRESILASSSTVNVSDRTPVQLPSTPALPPAPVGEEAVSEGDAASPPTAKDAGTTSDEDVNYDINNDWPDLWTAKQKEDFKCKNPWLGSKNKKMGCLVCSSVNSIGINKEQGVSLSREWMNFEIQVSGQGSRTTSLSVLRNKVRKHALSKAHTQAVNVAEQQDKAAIENAMEVMTESYMKETEAVFRTAYHIAKKKPTLF, encoded by the exons ATGAAGCGAGCTATCCAAACAAAAATTTCATTTGACAATTTCAAACGTCCTCGCGAATCAATATTAGCCAGCAGCTCAACAGTTAATGTTAGCGATCGTACACCGGTACAGTTACCGTCGACGCCCgctctgccccccgcccccgtcggAGAGGAGGCTGTCAGTGAAGGAGATGCTGCCTCTCCGCCCACAGCCAAAGATGCCGGTACAACTTCGGATGAAGACGTCAACTACG ACATTAATAATGACTGGCCAGACTTGTGGACTGCCAAACAAAAAGAAGATTTTAAATGCAAGAACCCCTGGTTGGgatccaaaaacaaaaaaatgg GATGTCTGGTCTGTAGCAGTGTGAACTCCATTGGGATCAACAAGGAGCAAGGTGTATCACTCTCAAGAGAATGGATGAACTTTGAAATTCAAGTGTCTGGCCAGGGAAGTAGAACAacaagtctgtctgtcttgagAAATAAGGTGAGGAAACATGCTTTGTCCAAGGCCCACACTCAGGCAGTGAACGTGGCAGAGCAACAGGACAAAGCTGCCATTGAGAATGCAATGGAGGTTATGACTGAGTCCTACATGAAGGAAACTGAAGCCGTGTTTCGAACAGCCTACCATATTGCCAAAAAAAAACCGACCCTTTTCTGA
- the LOC115557301 gene encoding E3 SUMO-protein ligase KIAA1586-like isoform X1: protein MGTILHSRYSATQIIQHVASEMQSKIVSNIIASSSKLAVLIDEASSLSHKAVMTVSIKASIQEESPEFIFIELVELENQRADGIEQALLTCLTNAGFTEEWLHENWVTFVSDGASVMLGKKSGVATRLTSRFPKLFVWHCMNHRLELAVSDAVDEVNSVNHFKTFIQKLYSVYSMSNKNERELKNAAAEVGSQLLRIGRILDVRWVASSFRTVRAVWTSLGALVQHFKNACCDETRSTKDRQMYRGLLDRVQSPEFICDLGLMYDTLHELSLLSQELQSRSITLLRAEHLLKRSIRVIQSFKESPGEKYSEALEAKKTGEYRSTTLKTMAKLRSINPGQFLQSLVNNLEKRLSFEDETIKDLSILDQSKWPSKPSIRHGEEQIKRLCKRFNLCTDQALNGMRDLLEQPTSEPKDLKPLMNCMKTFPVSTAECERNFSLMNNISSDKRAVLLISNISNLMMININGPPTSKFDPRKYTRTWLKSHRAASSVRSRQCSVKTPAESRSVWNIL from the coding sequence ATGGGCACAATACTTCATTCACGTTACAGTGCAACACAAATAATACAACATGTTGCCAGTGAGATGCAGAGCAAAATTGTCAGTAACATTATAGCATCATCCAGTAAGTTGGCTGTCCTAATTGACGAGGCATCTTCTTTAAGTCACAAAGCTGTCATGACAGTTTCAATTAAAGCATCAATTCAAGAAGAAAGCCCTGAGTTCATATTCATTGAACTTGTTGAACTGGAAAATCAGAGAGCAGATGGCATAGAACAGGCGTTACTCACCTGTTTAACTAATGCTGGCTTTACAGAAGAGTGGCTACATGAAAACTGGGTAACATTTGTATCTGATGGAGCCAGTGTCATGTTAGGAAAGAAGTCAGGAGTAGCAACCAGGCTGACCTCGAGATTCCCGAAGCTTTTTGTATGGCACTGCATGAACCATAGACTTGAACTCGCTGTGTCTGATGCAGTTGATGAGGTAAACTCTGTCAATCATTTCAAAACTTTTATCCAGAAGCTATATTCTGTGTATAGTATGTCAAACAAAAATGAGCGTGAACTCAAAAATGCAGCAGCTGAAGTAGGCTCACAACTTCTTCGCATTGGCAGAATCTTGGATGTACGCTGGGTGGCCAGTAGCTTTCGGACTGTTCGTGCTGTTTGGACATCCCTGGGAGCtcttgtgcagcactttaaaaaTGCTTGCTGTGATGAGACAAGGTCCACCAAAGACAGGCAAATGTACAGAGGTTTACTAGACCGTGTTCAAAGTCCAGAATTTATTTGTGACCTTGGGCTCATGTATGACACACTCCATGAACTAAGTCTCCTGTCACAGGAGCTTCAGTCTCGTTCGATAACTCTGCTCAGAGCTGAGCATCTGCTGAAACGCTCAATCAGAGTGATCCAGTCATTCAAAGAGAGTCCAGGTGAGAAATATAGTGAGGCTTTAGAAGCAAAAAAGACTGGGGAGTATCGGTCTACAACACTGAAAACAATGGCAAAGCTGAGGTCTATCAATCCAGGCCAGTTCTTACAAAGCCTTGTGAACAATCTGGAGAAACGCTTGTCTTTTGAGGATGAGACCATCAAGGACCTCAGCATCCTTGATCAGAGTAAATGGCCATCAAAGCCCAGCATCCGCCATGGTGAAGAACAAATTAAGCGACTGTGCAAGCGATTTAACCTGTGCACAGACCAAGCACTGAATGGGATGCGGGACCTACTGGAACAGCCCACTAGTGAGCCCAAGGATCTAAAACCACTCATGAACTGTATGAAAACATTCCCTGTCAGTACAGCAGAGTGTGAGAGGAACTTTAGCCTTATGAACAATATAAGCTCAGACAAAAGGGCTGTCCTACTGATCTCAAACATATCAAACTTGATGATGATTAATATCAACGGCCCGCCTACTTCCAAGTTTGATCCTAGAAAGTATACAAGGACCTGGTTGAAGAGCCATCGTGCTGCCTCTTCTGTGCGTTCTAGACAGTGCAGTGTGAAAACTCCTGCAGAAAGCAGGTCTGTCTGGAATATACTGTAG